tattttaaaatggatAACAAGTTTTAGTTGATGTCACTCAAGTTGCATTTCTCATAAAttcactgaaaatattttatccaCACTTCTCATAATTTAATATCTCATACTTGCAAAAGAAATGAAACTTTGCCATACTTTCACAAGGATCAAAATAAAAGTAGTTTTCAAATACGATGTATTCTGTATTGCTTGTTACAAAATGATCTGTTCCTCATGGTAGGTATTGTTTGTTACATTGTAATCGTAACATCATATTTCTCAGAGAAAATATGTTATTATCACATGCGAACTAAATGTATtgacataacaatcaatatctcctctcaagagcagataactctgcaatatgcaaagtcAGAATACTTCAGAAAGTCATACATCTGGGTACTTCTAATAGTACTTCAGATTATGTCCTCTCACTTATTATGATATACTGGGACTTGCACTTTAGGGTTCCTTTGGAAAGAGAGTGCCAGCAAGTATCAACGAGTGTCTCATGGTAGTTTCTCCAAGAAgacttttgaaaataaaaagtgtATGAAATGTGTGATTAAAAGTTTACAGTTTAAGTTACTTTTGACAACTTATTCTGAAATAGAGGTGTTTGtcctttttaaatattaaaaaatcagTATTATCCAACAAATGAATAACAGTATAATTAAGGACATATCAACAAATGACGTTACCTTTGTATAGaacattttcagaaaatatctaGTACACTTGCTGTCACTTGTCCACACTTGAGAATTGATATAAAAAGAACCAACAAAGGTTCAAGGACAGACATGTATCATAGAGTTGTCTACCATTGCAAGTAGGTaataattgtgatgtcatgtgtttgcaagcgtaacacCATACAAAAAGTGACATGaattttgttcacaaaataataacgtcacaattgatacccaaccataagggaggtaactccaaTGATACAAAGATAGAATAGTGATAAAACAGATGAATAATGAATAATAAGCTTAGTAGTGAGTACAATAAATAAAAGTCACATAGTATGGATATCAATCTAGAAGAGCATGATTTCATATACATGCTACCATATTCACTTTGCATTAAGCCCAACGTAGAAACATACTTTGGATTTCTAAAGAATTCTGGCAATACCCATGTAttcattttatctttaaaattgtttattttagatGAAGTTTCTTGTTGtcttattctgtatttgcatattacggagtaatctgtccttgcgggtaggtattgattgtgacatcatgtgtttgcgagcgtaatgtcacacgtttcggagaaaacaatgtgaattgtgcccacaaaataatgatgtcacaattgatacctacctgcaagggagataactctgcaatatgcaaagatggaatagtaTTTGAAGTAATAACACAAAATTTCTGAATGTATGAGAAGGTTTGAGCTGGTAATTAGAACATTAGATGGATCACATGATGAATTgataccagacatgggctttaCTGCTGTATAAATTAGGTAGTCACAGAAAGACTGTTGATAAATTCACTTAACTGATGACCAAACAGATATTACAGGTATTATTTACTAAATTAGAAACTAAAAGAAAACAAAGTCAAAGTATCTTAAGTCTTATTTTTGAACACTTTCTCCAATCTGTGCTACGTATGTTTTGTACCGGTACATAGATACAGACTGCATTAGTTACTAGAAGAGGCATGAAGTGCCTGTGTGTGCGACGTAATCAgaaaaagatatttaatttgACATCAGATTTAAATTAGTGTTCCTATTTTGATTTGTAAGGAAAAATTCTTTTGAATAATTCAGGTTAAAGTTTACTGACAAATCTGAATTTTGGAGAAAGATAagtattttacagtacatattaaTTACCATAAATCAAGGATAATTCACTATCACACATTGTGACCTAATACTATAAACAAAGAAGTTACCTCTGATCCAAACCTCCCTACACCATACTATGGAAGAATCCATATAGGAATTGCCTACGGTAGATATACATACTTACCTTACCTAGTCAGTCCCTGTCATGATTGGTTTACTTTTTGTCACCTAAGAATTAATCTCCAGGGACAGGTACATTATAATATCACTGATTTATGTTTTGACTATCTTTGACTTTGATTTCTTTGTGTAACAGATGTTATGGTGGTCCCACAGGTGTTGCTGAGCCCTGATTTTCCATGACAAACCCCGAATCCGTGACACAACATCCGTAATGGTTTGTGTTAAATCCCTAATGACCGATTCTACGCCATCAGAGTCATTTCCTTGGACGGTGACAGACAAAATGTCTGCTTCGGTTTTGTTGTCTGATCCAAGACTCAACAAAATcttgtcattttctgtagtacaCAAAATAGCATCCCGCCAGTCCGCTCGCGTAATTACGACTTCCTGCAATGCTGCAGATATCCGTTCAAATGTACCTTCAGGGAGCTGGCCTGGGAATTCATATGCAAATGACATGACCTTTGACCCCTGTGGGAGCATGTCTTGCCAGTGGTTGTCCAGGTCCTGGCCGGCCCATTTCTGGCTGTACCAGGGTACAACCAGGAGCGGGGTACAGGCATTGCTCCCCAAGGGGACCGGAGGTTCAGGCACGCTGTAGCATATGTCTAGGAGAGGCATCAGGACCAGGATGTCGTGGAACTGTTCATAGTCCAGCTGATGGTAGAACCAGAAACAGTTCAACATTGGTCGTGACACCTGTCCATGATTCAGAAATATCTCGACAGAAGCCTCAAAATGTTTCCTGTCAAAGTTTCCTTTGCTCATGAACACTTTGTTCCTATGGTAGTTAAAAAATGCGTCAAAGTCGTGGCGGTAGATAGTGGTAATAAAGTCGACGAGGAGTCGGGGTTTGTGGAAGAGAATCAGAGACATGCCAGGAATATCATGGAACCACAATACTTCTCCTATATCGTGTAAGTACATTAGACACTCTTCAAGGCTTTCACCTTTGATGTCAAAGGTCAAAGCCATGTCCTTGACCTCCTTCAAACGAAGGTAGTAGGACTTCTCCTGCTTGAGTTTGACCTTGAACTTGTTCCAATGGTCCGGTATGCGTCGCTGAGCATGAGGGAACAGTTTGGTATCGATGGCCATGAGTTCTATCTGGTTGATGAGACTGCTGACTCCGGGAAGTCCTTCCACAGAACTAATTACAGAAACTTCCCTGTCAATCTGTATAGGATGTTTGATTAAACCTTCTAGTTTCTTTTTCTCAGATTCTAGATGCTGCATAAGGTCATTTGACCCATTTTCCCCAATTTTGGATTTCTGGTTTTCAATTTCTGTCTGAATTTGTGCTAGCTGCTTTTGAAGATTTTCAAGGTGGCACTTCTGTTGTTTTTCCACCTCTCTTTGAACAATGTCACAAGTTGCCTCCTTAATTTCATCGTCCTCACAAAGGTCAGCCTTTGTACCCACGAGTTTGACCACTGCCCCTGGTGTGTGGGTGTTTAATAGCTCTAGCCACTGACCGACCATCTCGTGATGGCTGTCACTTGTATATGCACTATGATCATACATCACAATCACCATGGACTTAGAGTCCAGAAATATTGGAAAGCACATCTTGTAGGTAGGATCTCCCCCAAAATCGTTGATCACAAACTCCACCGAATTCTCTGTCCGCCATATTGTTTGTTCTATAAATCTGGTCTTGTCAAGCGTCACAGACACCTCACCATTTTGTACAACAAGTTCGTCTTCTTGCACTTCTTCTTTGCTTTTTTCAACAGGTGTAAAATCATCCAGGTGATCATGAATTGTAACATCCTTCTCATCGTTCTCGTTGATCTTCACCAGAGTTTTCCCATCACTGTTGATTTCCCTGATCTTTTCAGCTTTCTCTTTTGGTTGACCGTCTTGGTCCATTTTGTCCTTGATTTCTTTAATCTCTTTTAGAACTTtcttattctttattttttctttttctttcttttcctcCTTCAGTTTTTGCATTTTCTTCCGTATTTTATCTCTCTCTTTCTCAGCCATGAGAGATTTCCCTTGGACAAGACCCCATACAAAGTCTGTCTTTCCACATTGAGATTCGCCCAGCACCAGCATTTTTTGCCTCTGTagattttctgttttgatgataGCAAGTTTCTTcagatattcaaatatttttgctGGCTTTTCTGTCCTCCATACTTCTGGCGGTGGCTGGACTAGCGGGTTGTTGTACAACCACAGGCCGCATTTTCTGAACTTGTCGTAGCTGTGAGCACAGGTGAGACCTTTGAGTTGGTGTAGCTTCATTGGTAGAACAGCGATGCTGTTACTTGTTGCGTCCAGAGTTTCCAATCCTGACAAGTCACAGATCTCATCGGGGAGTGTGGTCAGTTTGTTCTCACAAATAATTAGAGTTTTTAGAGTCTGAAGATAGCTGATTGACGACGGGAGGGTCTGCAGCTGATTTGCCCCAAGGTCAAGTTCAATGAGATTGAGCAACTGACCAATTGTTGATGGGATTTGTTGCAGCTTGTTGTTGCTAGCTCGGAGCTTGATAAGACTTTTAACGTTACCAAGTTCATCAGGAAGAGATGAAATCTGGTTGAATGACAGATCCAGAAAGACAAGATGGTTGAGTGTGTATAAACTCATGGGCAGTGTCTGTATGAAGTTATGGCTGAGATTAAACTCCCGGAGACTGATATTGTAAATCTCCATCAAATTGTTGATCTTTGTGTTCTCCAAGTCCAGACACCGCATGGCGGGAAGTTCAAACACAACCATTGGTATATGTTTAGACTTAATTTGTCCGGTACTAAGATAGTTCTCCATGTATGTTTGATCGACCAGCTTACAGAAATGTCTATAATCAAATGCCAATGTGTGTAGTTTGGGCATTTCTGGAAGGGTCTCGGGTAGtgtttcaatttcatttccCCACATTAGAATTTCTTCCAAGTCCTGACAGTAAGCAATCTCAGGAGGCAGAGTTGCAAGATTTGTGTGCTTCAGGTTTAGACTGATCAGGTTTCCAAGGTTACCAATTTCTGATGGAagcatatttattttattacgaCTAATATCCAAGACTTTCAGACTTGTTAAACGCCAAATCACCGGAGGAATATATGGCAGATTACACTCAGATATGTTCAAATCTTCTAGATTTGTGAGTTCTTTCATTTCCATTGGAAGTCCTGAGAAATCGTTTGGCCGAGCACACCGGATACCGTTCTTGCTTATGTCTAGTTTCTGTAGACTTTTCCATCTTTTGATATCTGGTGGTAGTGTCCTTAGATTGTTGTTGTTGAGGTAAAGCTCCCCGATGTTGGCTTCtgttagagaaaaaaaacatttgtgaGTACATTATGACAGATTTAGAATTACTAAGTTTATCTTTAGTGGTTGTGATATTTTCCAAATTTGGAAAGATATGATTATGATTTCTAAAATTTGATATCTGAAATAATAAGAAGTTGACAAAATATGTTGGATACTTGTTTTAGGTTAAAATCACCATTTTCTTACTCTCAAAATATTCTGCTGAATAGTATGTTTTTGGAAAAATTCCAACAAACAGACTTTTATGTACTTTGGCTAAGTATGTGCACATTGTAGTGTAccatataaattaatatacctGATTAACAATGAGTTTAACAGTATAGAAAGTTTTGAATAGGCACAGATCCTTGTAAGTTCTATGTTTGCGATTGTTCAAATACCAGTCGACATTTTAATTTACCTCAAGGAACACAATTGTTCTTTATATAGATGGCCATTCAAACATTGAATCAATTGGAGAAACGTTCAAATCAGTTAATAATAAGAAATTCACAATTgttagaaatacatgtaataagtatcTGACATGCAGAGGAACAAAAATAAAGCTTAGGAGGATATGCAATCCTCGGTCATCGATCTTAGCTGTCTTGATTTAAAGTGATTAGTCAAACCTTCATTTCTGATAACTTCATACACATTCAGCGGTTCAACAATGGTAGCACAAGCATCATGTTTAAAGCTTTTAAGAACATCAATAgaaaatatctcaaaacattttacatttctCAATAATCAATAGAAGGTAACATTTGACCTTATTTCATGCAGATTTCAGATATTACAGGTCAAGATCAGAAGAAAATGACATTGAATGAGGTCAAGGTTAGACAACTTggaatttgttttataaatgtttgttaCCAATAACAACATGCAGTCAGGATgatatttgtttggtgttttattCCAATGATGAACTGTTTTAATCTGAAGCCATTTCCATGCAGCATTTCTGTCAGTATGAATTACCTACCCTCTCCCAAAACATCAGTTGCAAAGGAGTTTTCTTTGGGAAGTAAATTTACAGGAAAAACATCATTCCAACAATGTATAGACAAATTTACAGGAAAAACATTATTCCAATAATGTATAgataaatattctaaatttgAATCCAGGTAAATTTACAGGAAAAACATCATTCAaacaatgtatagataaataCTCTAAATTTGAATTCAGATAAATTTACAGGAAAAACATTATTCCAACTAGGTATGAATAAATACTCTAAATTTGAATTCAGGTACAATTTTCTAGCACAATAACAACTTTAATAGTAAATACAGTTAAATCTATTTCACTCAAAGATGGATGTCCTATGATAATACTTTGAGTTAtcttagtattttaattaacttTACTTTAATGAATATAGTGTGAAATTTTTATCGGGACCAACAAAACATCTTTAATAAATGGGACATTTGAATCGTAAGTTAATTCCCGTTACGGTTAAAAAACATTGTCAAATGAATTTGATTCGAAAAAGTATAACGGTGAATTCACTGTTTCTTGAGTAAAAGTCTAATGATTTCTCACATTATATCTCCATGGAGTTTAACAACTATAGCTGTTGATCTCTTTCTCTGAAgctattaaatttcatattttccatTACTCAGATAATAATATATTACAGTATATTTTGACTGTGTTCATTTGTTGATTACATTACTGAAGTTTAATTATTTACAGAGAAGTCTGCATTTCAATCAACATTGGTCTTAACATGctcacccctaaagacacatttagactcttctaagtCAAAGACAAGACAAGTCCATTATGAACTTTCAGGGGTGAAGGAGTTAATTTGTTCAATGCTTGGTCAAAAGATTTGGGGTAAAGCTTAAACCACTGCCCATGGTAGATATATTTGGCATATCTTTGTAATCTAATTTGAATCTTactggtattttttttaaaataatctaGCAGTTTCATAACAATTATACTGGATACCCACCGTGTAGAAGACTAACGGGGACTACAGTAAGTCCCTCGCCAGTGAACACCCTTTTCTTCAGTCCCGACTCGGTCAGGTCTGGCACCTTCATGGTGACAGCCTTCTTTTTCTTGGCTGACTTAGCTGAATGGTCTGAGGATGCACTCTTTTTGCTgcgtgatggtgatggtgatttGTCGTTGCTCTTTTTAGAGCGACCTGATTTAGGGGGTGAGCCATGCCGTGCTGACCGTGGTGGAGAGATGCTATCTGAAGTTCTTACTTTGGCTCTCCTAGGCGAGTCTTTTCGTGGAGTGTCAGACTCGAAATCTGACATCTTTTTTGCTTTCTGCAAAGACAGAAATATATGGATTTTAGTAGATTGTTGtgaaaatgttctaaaaatgcatttCAGACTAGTCTTAAGTTCAATCATAATCAAATAAGTCATATTTCAAAATCTGTACTTGATTTTGtgtggatatacatgtatttgcaagAATTTAATGGAAGCAAATTAAGCAAAGGTGTCAGCACCACAAATAATTCCACTTTTACAGTATGCATGTACCTCATTTTCTCATATTTGGAGATTTCAATATGATATGGAAGAATGGTGATCTTGCCTCAGGTGTGtatgattaaatatttttagtGAACAAAAATctctttgttaaatattgaaaaaaaaaatacttaatccaTGCAACTTATCAAAGATATCTAATGTGTTCTGGcattaaatgtttttcttttatgtAAAGCCAATCTGGTAAACTTGTATGGGACTGCAGTTCTACACAATAAAACACTTGTACATATTATGGTTTGGTGCACTGTACCTGCAAAAGTGTACTTTATATATTccgaatattaaaaaaaaaaaaaaattgacaccTGAAGCAGACCTGAAAtttgctgtacatgtatattgtaccatACCCACAATGGGTCATGTAACCTTGTTTCACTAAATGGCAATGGCAGAAGATACTTTAAACACGCTTATTTTAGCGATAGTTTTATTTCAGCGATAGTTTTATTTAGCGAAAGTTTTATTACAGTTTACAGTGCTAATTCATGTACAGCACtgaattttgtaaaaggatatTTCCAGTACTGAAGCACTGAATTGTGCTATTTTAtattctcacttataaatcataatttacagtttttcacatTTGACTGaactaaaataagtacatttactgTAATCATTTGTGCCCCTTTTCCCTAGATCTTGGTCATATTTAAACTTAGATTACTAAAGATGGAAATCAGAGGGAAAAACTATTGTAGTACCTGTTGGTTGATGCCACTTGATCAACATATTAGAAACCCTGTATATAATGTACCACTGTATGGTGTCTATTTACTTGTGATATAGATTTTCAGGCACACACACCTGCCAAAACATTTCTGTATATTATAATAACTGTTTTGTATAATGAAGAATTGTTCACAGtttataaaatttatacatgtaactgtatccatactaaaataatatatttttgtctgGCTCCTGTATGGTTACATCTGCCATGCTATGAATTTTCTCTGCTGTTAAGAACCTCTCTACATGTACctgtaattattttatgtaccatatacatatcatattgaATGTTATATTTGTACTTCATACAAGTTGGTAAACTCAATATCTCGAGTATGTATGATTCTTAAGGTTCTGTTAAAAGCATTCCAGTCTTTGATTACAATACAATAGTTCTGTGTTTGCCAATCCTAAGTAAGCAGATAAATTCATTTCACCTGCAGTTCAAGGTGTATATcaatatgcaaaaataaattcaGTTAATCTTGACTGGATTTCTTTAATCCTGTGCAGTTCTAGTTCTGTTGTGACAGTGTTATAAATGGATTACTTACTTCTTATAACTGTGCAATTAAAATGAAGAATTGATAAGAATACAACAAAAAGTACACATCCAAAGTGCTATTCAAATGTTAAGTTTgtttagtttaacatcctattaacaaccagggtcatgtaaggacgtgccaggtttgatgttGGATGAATACTTGAGTACCCGGAAAAAAtccactgaccagcggtcagtacctgacaactgcctcAGATTGGATTCGAAATTTGTGACCCAGAGATAGAAGGCTTGTGGTaaatgttgggacatcttaaccacttggccaccacggtctgttattatttgattttaaccTTTTTACTATAGCAAATATTGAAGACAACATGGGTAGGAAAACTACGTCCATATTGCATGTTTGGTGCTAAATGTCTCTGTCTTGCACTTTACTACTTTGGGCTTAATAAATACGCACGGACACATACCGGTAGATTATATTTTGAACATTCATTTGATACTTTGTGTTTACAGATACTGtcacatttatcatttattcaaTAAGCAGCTATACAGGTATGGATAGTATTAAAAGCAATGTTTCCCTGTAGCTTACTCTCAATGAAATGAGATTTCAACCTTCAGCTTCATAAATCAGCATATTGACAAATTGTCATGCATAACAGGGGGCAAATCCTCGTCTCCTGGGATTCACTGGTGAGAAGACGCAGCCCGTACAGAGCAGGGTCGGTTATTTATTCAGTGTGAAGTATAGAGATAAAGTCTAATGCTTTGGTGTGTCCTCACCCACGTCAATGCTGAGGTATAAATGGTTTTCTTAAATTTATTACTGCCAAACTAATATATCTGGCAAATAGATGGCATCATTTGGCATTATATGAGCAGTAACAGAAGtacagtgtacctgtactgtatGTATGTTAACTCTGTGGTTATTAACACAAGGCAATATATCTTTTGCTTGGTTTATTAATCTAATGTTCTATTTACAGGAAGGGTCATTTAAGattgtgccaggtttgttggtggaggaaagccagagtacccagagaaaaactacTGGCCAGCTGTCAGTAtctagcaactgccccacatgggattcaaaataacaacccagaggtggaaggcttgttGTAATATATCCTGGCATCTTAAACACTCTGCCACTGTGACCTCATATATATCTTTTGTATTACCGTCTGtcacaatttattttcaaatacaacCACCTCCACAAGTACTCGTCCTGTATTGGTTAATTTTACTTACTCCTATATTACTCATTCTATTCCCCTATCATTTTCACATTCTCCAGAAGTACCCATATTATACCCCTATCATTTTCAAATTCTCCAGAAGTACCCATATTATGCCCCTATCATTTTCACATTCTCCAGAAGTACCCATATTATACCCCTATCATTTTCAAATTCTCCAGAAGTACCCATATTATACCCCTATCATTTTCAAATTCTCCAGAAGTACCCATATTATACCCCTATCATTTTCACAAACGAAGCAACAAAATCTGATTGCAGGGATGTTTAAGAGAAATGTACAAATGACACCTTAATGTATCTTTTGGCTTAGTTTGGCTAATGTTCTATTAATACCCAGGGCCATCTAAGGATATGCCATGTTTAGGAATTAGAGGAAAATTGCAGGGTACTTGAGGAAAACCACCAACATGTCGTTTCAAACCCACTGCCCAGATGTGGATGACTAAGTAGGCCACCACAGCccatttgacattttattggTTGTTGTGACATATTGTTGTCATATCACATCTTGTGCTATACAACATACTTCTAACATTCTGAGGTCCATCAAGAATAAAACTTATAAACAGCTGTGTGATTATTCACTATCCTCCAATGTAATTAGTGGTGTATattgtgactgggtggggtatGCTGTTCTATGTCTTTGGTGGTAGGctacagtgatataacactatacagtactgtgtgattGTTCACTATCCTCCAATAGAGAAGGAATTGAAGTACACTGCTGTAATTAGTGGTGTATattgtgactgggtggggtgtgctgttctatGTCTTTGGTGGTAGGctacagtgatataacactatacagtactgtgtgattGTTCACTATCCTCCAATAGAGAAGGAATTGAAGTACACTGCTGTAATCAGTgatgtataatgtgactgggtggggtgtgctgttctatGTCTTTGGTGGTAGGctacagtgatataacactatacagtactgtgtgattGTTCACTATCCTCCAATAGAGAAGGAATTGAAGTACACTGCTGTAATCAGTGATGTATattgtgactgggtggggtgtgctgttctatGTCTTTGGTGGTAGGctacagtgatataacactatacagtactgtgtgattGTTCACTATCCTCCAATAGAGAAGGAATTGAAGTACACTGCTGTAATCAGTGATGTATattgtgactgggtggggtgtgctgttctatGTCTTTGGTGGTAGGctacagtgatataacactatacagtactgtgtgattGTTCACTATCCTCCAATAGAGAAGGAATTGAAGTACACTGCTGTAATTAGTgatgtataatgtgactgggtggggtgtgctgttctatGTCTTTGGTGGTAGGctacagtgatataacactatacagtactgtgtgattGTTCACTATCCTCCAATAGAGAAGGAATTGAAGTACACTGCTGTAATTAGTgatgtataatgtgactgggtggggtgtgctgttctatGTCTTTGGTGGTAGGctacagtgatataacactatacagtactgtgtgattGTTCACTATCCTCCAATGGAGAAGGAATTGAAGTACACTGCTGTAATTAGTGATGTATattgtgactgggtggggtgtgctgttctatGTCTTTGGTGGTAGGctacagtgatataacactatacagtactgtgtgattGTTCACTATCCTCCAATAGAGAAGGAATTGAAGTACACTGCTGTAATCAGTgatgtataatgtgactgggtggggtgtgctgttctatGTCTTTGGTGGTAGGctacagtgatataacactatacagtactgtgtgattGTTCACTATCCTCCAATAGAGAAGGAATTGAAGTACACTGCTGTAATCAGTgatgtataatgtgactgggtggggtgtgctgttctatGTCTTTGGTGGTAGGctacagtgatataacactatacagtactgtgtgattGTTCACTATCCTCCAATAGAGAAGGAATTGAAGTACACTGCTGTAATTAGTGATGTATattgtgactgggtggggtgtgctgttctatGTCTTTGGTGGTAGGctacagtgatataacactatacagtactgtgtgattGTTCACTATCCTCCAATAGAGAAGGAATTGATGTACACTGCTGTAATTAGTGATGTATattgtgactgggtggggtgtgctgttctatGTCTTTGGTGGTAGGctacagtgatataacactatacagtactgtgtgattGTTCACTATCCTCCAATAGAGAAG
The DNA window shown above is from Argopecten irradians isolate NY chromosome 8, Ai_NY, whole genome shotgun sequence and carries:
- the LOC138329189 gene encoding malignant fibrous histiocytoma-amplified sequence 1 homolog isoform X2, with protein sequence MIKGAKFKRPPHVTFKHEDSQNGGPKSQKAKKMSDFESDTPRKDSPRRAKVRTSDSISPPRSARHGSPPKSGRSKKSNDKSPSPSRSKKSASSDHSAKSAKKKKAVTMKVPDLTESGLKKRVFTGEGLTVVPVSLLHEANIGELYLNNNNLRTLPPDIKRWKSLQKLDISKNGIRCARPNDFSGLPMEMKELTNLEDLNISECNLPYIPPVIWRLTSLKVLDISRNKINMLPSEIGNLGNLISLNLKHTNLATLPPEIAYCQDLEEILMWGNEIETLPETLPEMPKLHTLAFDYRHFCKLVDQTYMENYLSTGQIKSKHIPMVVFELPAMRCLDLENTKINNLMEIYNISLREFNLSHNFIQTLPMSLYTLNHLVFLDLSFNQISSLPDELGNVKSLIKLRASNNKLQQIPSTIGQLLNLIELDLGANQLQTLPSSISYLQTLKTLIICENKLTTLPDEICDLSGLETLDATSNSIAVLPMKLHQLKGLTCAHSYDKFRKCGLWLYNNPLVQPPPEVWRTEKPAKIFEYLKKLAIIKTENLQRQKMLVLGESQCGKTDFVWGLVQGKSLMAEKERDKIRKKMQKLKEEKKEKEKIKNKKVLKEIKEIKDKMDQDGQPKEKAEKIREINSDGKTLVKINENDEKDVTIHDHLDDFTPVEKSKEEVQEDELVVQNGEVSVTLDKTRFIEQTIWRTENSVEFVINDFGGDPTYKMCFPIFLDSKSMVIVMYDHSAYTSDSHHEMVGQWLELLNTHTPGAVVKLVGTKADLCEDDEIKEATCDIVQREVEKQQKCHLENLQKQLAQIQTEIENQKSKIGENGSNDLMQHLESEKKKLEGLIKHPIQIDREVSVISSVEGLPGVSSLINQIELMAIDTKLFPHAQRRIPDHWNKFKVKLKQEKSYYLRLKEVKDMALTFDIKGESLEECLMYLHDIGEVLWFHDIPGMSLILFHKPRLLVDFITTIYRHDFDAFFNYHRNKVFMSKGNFDRKHFEASVEIFLNHGQVSRPMLNCFWFYHQLDYEQFHDILVLMPLLDICYSVPEPPVPLGSNACTPLLVVPWYSQKWAGQDLDNHWQDMLPQGSKVMSFAYEFPGQLPEGTFERISAALQEVVITRADWRDAILCTTENDKILLSLGSDNKTEADILSVTVQGNDSDGVESVIRDLTQTITDVVSRIRGLSWKIRAQQHLWDHHNICYTKKSKSKIVKT
- the LOC138329189 gene encoding malignant fibrous histiocytoma-amplified sequence 1 homolog isoform X3, translated to MSDFESDTPRKDSPRRAKVRTSDSISPPRSARHGSPPKSGRSKKSNDKSPSPSRSKKSASSDHSAKSAKKKKAVTMKVPDLTESGLKKRVFTGEGLTVVPVSLLHENSFATDVLGEEANIGELYLNNNNLRTLPPDIKRWKSLQKLDISKNGIRCARPNDFSGLPMEMKELTNLEDLNISECNLPYIPPVIWRLTSLKVLDISRNKINMLPSEIGNLGNLISLNLKHTNLATLPPEIAYCQDLEEILMWGNEIETLPETLPEMPKLHTLAFDYRHFCKLVDQTYMENYLSTGQIKSKHIPMVVFELPAMRCLDLENTKINNLMEIYNISLREFNLSHNFIQTLPMSLYTLNHLVFLDLSFNQISSLPDELGNVKSLIKLRASNNKLQQIPSTIGQLLNLIELDLGANQLQTLPSSISYLQTLKTLIICENKLTTLPDEICDLSGLETLDATSNSIAVLPMKLHQLKGLTCAHSYDKFRKCGLWLYNNPLVQPPPEVWRTEKPAKIFEYLKKLAIIKTENLQRQKMLVLGESQCGKTDFVWGLVQGKSLMAEKERDKIRKKMQKLKEEKKEKEKIKNKKVLKEIKEIKDKMDQDGQPKEKAEKIREINSDGKTLVKINENDEKDVTIHDHLDDFTPVEKSKEEVQEDELVVQNGEVSVTLDKTRFIEQTIWRTENSVEFVINDFGGDPTYKMCFPIFLDSKSMVIVMYDHSAYTSDSHHEMVGQWLELLNTHTPGAVVKLVGTKADLCEDDEIKEATCDIVQREVEKQQKCHLENLQKQLAQIQTEIENQKSKIGENGSNDLMQHLESEKKKLEGLIKHPIQIDREVSVISSVEGLPGVSSLINQIELMAIDTKLFPHAQRRIPDHWNKFKVKLKQEKSYYLRLKEVKDMALTFDIKGESLEECLMYLHDIGEVLWFHDIPGMSLILFHKPRLLVDFITTIYRHDFDAFFNYHRNKVFMSKGNFDRKHFEASVEIFLNHGQVSRPMLNCFWFYHQLDYEQFHDILVLMPLLDICYSVPEPPVPLGSNACTPLLVVPWYSQKWAGQDLDNHWQDMLPQGSKVMSFAYEFPGQLPEGTFERISAALQEVVITRADWRDAILCTTENDKILLSLGSDNKTEADILSVTVQGNDSDGVESVIRDLTQTITDVVSRIRGLSWKIRAQQHLWDHHNICYTKKSKSKIVKT